A portion of the Macadamia integrifolia cultivar HAES 741 unplaced genomic scaffold, SCU_Mint_v3 scaffold164, whole genome shotgun sequence genome contains these proteins:
- the LOC122064380 gene encoding ras-related protein RIC1-like, translated as LQIVFCSDYLFKLLLIGDSGVGKSCLLLRFADDSYLESYISTIGVDFKIRTVEQDEKTIKLQIWDTAGQERFRTITSSYYRGAHGIIIVYDVTDQESFNNVKQWLNEIDRYASENVNKLLVGNKCDLTANKVVSTETAKAFADEIGIPFLETSAKDATNVEQAFMTMAADIKNRMASQPAMNTNRPATVHMRGQPVAQKTSCCSS; from the exons CTACAAATTGTGTTTTGCAGCGACTATCTTTTCAAGCTGTTGCTTATTGGTGATTCTGGCGTTGGCAAATCATGCCTTCTATTGAGATTTGCG GATGATTCGTATTTGGAGAGTTACATCAGTACCATTGGTGTTGATTTT AAAATCCGCACAGTAGAGCAGGACGAGAAGACAATTAAACTTCAAATT TGGGATACTGCTGGACAAGAGCGTTTCCGGACAATTACAAGTAGTTATTACCGTGGTGCACATGGCATTATC ATTGTTTATGATGTTACGGACCAAGAAAGCTTCAATAATGTCAAGCAGTGGTTGAATGAGATTGACCGATATGCAAGTGAAAATGTGAACAAGCTTTTGGTTGGAAACAAGTGTGATTTGACTGCTAACAAAGTGGTATCTACTGAAACTGCGAAG GCATTCGCAGATGAGATCGGGATCCCGTTCTTGGAAACAAGTGCAAAGGATGCAACAAATGTAGAGCAGGCTTTCATGACCATGGCCGCCGACATAAAAAATCG GATGGCAAGTCAGCCAGCGATGAATACCAACAGGCCAGCAACTGTGCACATGCGTGGTCAGCCAGTTGCTCAAAAGACCTCATGTTGCTCTTCTTAA